A window of the Tessaracoccus sp. MC1865 genome harbors these coding sequences:
- a CDS encoding thiamine pyrophosphate-dependent dehydrogenase E1 component subunit alpha gives MSTALDLRAALDDPLQRYRRMVEIRVAEDTVNELFASGAIHGTTHLCQGQEALDVGLASVLRADDAVTATYRGHGVALALGLPLESMFAEIMGKTTGSTGGVGGSMHLCLDEVGLLPTFAIVGAGLPVAAGAALAFKTKGEDRVAAAVFGDGASNIGAFHESLNLAAIWQLPVVFLLDHNVYGEYSRWDVTTPFEDLVRRAASYDMPGEQVDGMDVDAVRKVVGEAADRAREGGGPTLVEAKTYRFSGHSRSDTAPYRPEGELEEWRKRDPLTISRAALLDRGTGAADLDGVEVEAREAVQRAVQAATAAESPTSAAMFEHVWTEGGSHG, from the coding sequence ATGAGCACCGCCCTGGATCTGCGCGCAGCCCTCGATGACCCGCTGCAGCGCTACCGGCGCATGGTGGAGATCCGGGTGGCCGAGGACACCGTGAACGAGCTGTTCGCCTCCGGTGCGATCCACGGGACGACACATCTGTGCCAGGGCCAGGAGGCCCTCGACGTGGGGCTGGCCTCGGTGTTACGCGCCGACGACGCGGTGACTGCCACCTATCGCGGCCACGGCGTCGCGTTGGCGTTGGGGCTGCCGCTCGAATCCATGTTCGCCGAGATCATGGGAAAGACCACCGGCTCAACCGGCGGCGTGGGCGGTTCCATGCACCTCTGCCTCGACGAGGTGGGCCTGCTGCCCACCTTCGCCATCGTCGGCGCGGGCCTACCAGTGGCCGCAGGAGCGGCACTGGCCTTCAAGACCAAGGGGGAGGACCGCGTGGCTGCCGCGGTCTTCGGCGACGGTGCCAGCAACATCGGCGCCTTCCATGAGTCGCTCAACCTGGCTGCCATCTGGCAGCTCCCAGTGGTCTTCCTCCTGGACCACAACGTCTACGGGGAGTACAGCCGATGGGACGTCACCACCCCCTTCGAGGATCTGGTCCGCCGCGCCGCCTCCTACGACATGCCGGGCGAACAGGTGGACGGAATGGATGTTGACGCGGTGCGGAAGGTGGTCGGAGAGGCTGCTGACAGGGCCCGTGAGGGCGGGGGTCCCACCCTGGTTGAGGCCAAGACGTACCGCTTCTCCGGGCATTCACGCTCCGATACCGCGCCGTATCGGCCCGAGGGCGAGTTGGAGGAGTGGCGGAAACGGGACCCGCTCACCATCAGTCGCGCGGCACTGCTGGACCGAGGTACCGGTGCCGCCGACCTCGATGGTGTCGAGGTCGAGGCGCGGGAGGCCGTGCAACGGGCCGTCCAGGCCGCCACTGCGGCAGAGAGCCCGACGTCCGCCGCAATGTTCGAGCACGTCTGGACCGAAGGGGGGTCCCATGGCTGA
- a CDS encoding mandelate racemase/muconate lactonizing enzyme family protein, which translates to MITELEAWTVPYTEPNDHGSTRFVTICRLTDDAGNHGWGEAVTIAPEAARATTIVLRTWAESILGTPATPAGVGLFAEQRGWWYGTFGGVSGFATAALDTAVWDLLGRRLGASVVDLLGGARHESLPTIVTSHAMRADLRQGAEEFAQWAQRLGAAGVKVGFGKAGDAHLGFEHERDVAFLSEIRRALGEKAQILIDVSPRVAWSPSDAIRRVLAFEEYGLHWIEEPLGARDPEGYARLRDATSTLIAYGEREWTVGGMAEILATGTVDVLGIDPGRAGGISGFRAGAELAAAHHRQVNAHAFAGPISYAGGLAVSLASANCRQFEVAPLRNTLITELSPALPLPVDGLVSPLEGSGLGVEIDVERLLAVAET; encoded by the coding sequence ATGATCACCGAACTCGAGGCCTGGACAGTGCCCTACACCGAGCCGAACGACCATGGTTCGACACGGTTTGTCACGATCTGCCGGCTGACCGATGACGCGGGTAACCACGGATGGGGCGAGGCCGTCACGATCGCTCCGGAGGCCGCCCGCGCCACCACGATCGTGCTGAGAACCTGGGCGGAGTCCATTTTAGGGACCCCCGCCACCCCGGCAGGAGTGGGACTTTTCGCTGAGCAGCGCGGCTGGTGGTACGGAACGTTCGGTGGCGTTTCGGGCTTCGCAACGGCCGCCCTGGATACCGCAGTGTGGGATCTCCTGGGCCGTCGGCTGGGCGCTTCCGTGGTGGACCTGCTCGGGGGAGCCCGGCATGAATCGCTCCCGACGATCGTCACCAGCCACGCCATGCGCGCCGATCTCCGGCAAGGCGCAGAAGAGTTCGCACAGTGGGCTCAGCGACTCGGCGCCGCCGGGGTCAAAGTGGGCTTCGGCAAGGCCGGCGACGCCCACCTGGGCTTCGAACATGAGCGCGACGTGGCGTTCCTGTCCGAAATCCGGCGTGCCCTGGGTGAGAAGGCGCAGATCCTCATCGACGTCTCGCCGCGGGTCGCCTGGTCTCCGTCGGATGCCATCCGACGCGTGCTGGCGTTCGAAGAGTACGGGCTCCACTGGATTGAGGAGCCGCTGGGAGCGCGGGACCCGGAGGGCTACGCCCGTCTGAGGGATGCCACCAGCACTTTGATCGCCTACGGCGAGCGTGAATGGACCGTCGGTGGGATGGCGGAGATCCTGGCCACCGGCACCGTCGACGTCCTAGGGATCGACCCTGGGCGCGCCGGCGGGATCTCGGGCTTCCGGGCCGGGGCCGAGTTGGCCGCCGCGCACCACCGGCAGGTCAATGCCCACGCATTTGCCGGCCCCATCTCGTACGCGGGTGGGTTGGCCGTGTCGCTGGCCAGCGCCAACTGCCGCCAGTTCGAGGTGGCCCCGTTGCGAAACACGCTGATCACTGAACTCTCGCCGGCGCTGCCCCTGCCCGTTGACGGCCTGGTGTCTCCGCTGGAAGGCAGCGGCCTCGGTGTCGAGATCGATGTTGAGCGACTGCTGGCCGTCGCAGAGACTTAG
- a CDS encoding alpha-ketoacid dehydrogenase subunit beta has product MPRMRMNQAISAALADAMAADDSVVVLGEDVAAAGGPFKTSDGLLERYGPERVRDTPISEMAFTGAAVGAAMHGLRPVVEIMFMEFLGVALDQLATEAAKIRYLSRSQYTVPMVLRASVGSGTGFGCQHSQTLENWVSATPGLSVVSPSDAQTAYSLLRAAIEHPDPVVVLEPRVLYGVRSEVDTGHRIAIGHARVARGGVDATLIALGRTTRVALEAAERLAQEGIEAEVVDLLTLVPLDRESVLSSVRRTGRLVVVEDSPHSGGWGSEIVSLCAAEAFGDLKAPPCRVSAPDVPVPYGKELEEMYAPSADEVVRQVQAMVGDGQPLPDWWDREGLTVKGATA; this is encoded by the coding sequence ATGCCAAGAATGCGAATGAACCAGGCCATCTCGGCGGCGCTGGCCGATGCGATGGCGGCCGACGATTCGGTAGTGGTCCTGGGTGAGGACGTGGCGGCCGCAGGTGGCCCGTTCAAGACCTCGGACGGGCTCCTGGAGCGGTACGGACCGGAGCGAGTCCGCGACACACCCATCTCCGAGATGGCCTTCACCGGGGCCGCTGTAGGTGCCGCCATGCACGGGCTGCGCCCCGTGGTCGAGATCATGTTCATGGAGTTCCTGGGCGTCGCCCTGGACCAGTTGGCCACCGAGGCGGCCAAGATCCGTTACCTGTCCAGGAGCCAGTACACGGTGCCCATGGTGCTGAGGGCCTCGGTCGGATCGGGCACGGGTTTCGGCTGTCAGCATTCACAGACCCTGGAGAACTGGGTTTCGGCGACCCCTGGCCTGTCCGTCGTCAGCCCGAGCGACGCGCAGACCGCGTACAGCCTGTTGCGGGCGGCCATCGAGCACCCGGATCCGGTCGTCGTGCTGGAACCACGCGTGCTCTACGGCGTGCGCAGTGAGGTCGACACCGGCCACCGGATCGCGATCGGTCATGCCCGTGTCGCACGAGGCGGTGTCGACGCGACGCTGATCGCGTTGGGCCGCACCACCAGGGTTGCGTTGGAGGCGGCCGAGAGGCTGGCGCAGGAAGGCATCGAGGCCGAGGTCGTCGATCTGCTCACCCTCGTGCCGCTCGACCGGGAGTCCGTCCTGTCTTCGGTACGCCGCACGGGGCGTCTCGTCGTCGTGGAGGACTCGCCCCACTCGGGGGGCTGGGGCAGCGAGATCGTCAGTCTGTGCGCGGCGGAGGCCTTCGGCGACCTGAAGGCCCCACCGTGCCGGGTCAGCGCTCCGGATGTCCCTGTTCCCTACGGCAAGGAGTTGGAAGAGATGTACGCACCCTCGGCCGACGAGGTCGTCCGTCAGGTCCAGGCGATGGTGGGTGACGGTCAACCCCTGCCCGACTGGTGGGACCGCGAAGGCCTGACTGTGAAGGGGGCGACGGCATGA
- a CDS encoding biotin/lipoyl-containing protein: protein MADMKLPKVADSSDTYVVVSVEVAVGDRVAPGDVVLVVETDKVDAEVAAGFSGEVTAVLVGEDDEVAVGATVLEYEP, encoded by the coding sequence ATGGCTGACATGAAGCTGCCGAAAGTGGCCGACTCAAGCGACACGTACGTCGTCGTCTCGGTCGAGGTCGCGGTGGGCGACCGCGTCGCTCCGGGGGACGTGGTGCTGGTGGTCGAGACCGACAAGGTGGACGCGGAGGTCGCTGCGGGGTTCTCCGGCGAGGTCACAGCCGTCCTCGTCGGCGAGGACGACGAGGTGGCAGTGGGCGCGACCGTCCTGGAGTACGAGCCATGA
- a CDS encoding SDR family NAD(P)-dependent oxidoreductase translates to MTGLDLGASLKGRVVVVTGAAGAIGSKVALALDEAGVRVLAVDLPGRTPPHLRSGAPASYDLVDVGGHEDLFEHARALGEVVGLVHTAAIIRRSAVDEVTEEDFDTQVAVNLKATYFLNRQAWRTMRSVGRGSIVNYVSQGWMSGGYQGSIVYAATKGAVTSMTRGFARSFAPDGVRVNAVSPGYVDTEMLREGVSPEDRQRLVDEVPLGRLADPDDLVGATVFLLSDAASYITGAVINVSGGQLMY, encoded by the coding sequence GTGACGGGCCTCGACCTGGGCGCCTCTCTGAAGGGACGCGTCGTCGTCGTCACCGGTGCAGCCGGTGCCATCGGGTCCAAGGTGGCCCTCGCCCTGGACGAGGCCGGTGTGCGTGTGTTGGCGGTCGATCTCCCGGGGAGGACTCCTCCCCACCTGCGGAGTGGGGCCCCCGCGTCGTACGACCTGGTGGACGTGGGTGGACATGAGGACCTGTTCGAGCACGCCCGGGCGCTGGGTGAGGTGGTGGGCCTCGTGCACACTGCGGCCATCATCCGCCGCAGCGCGGTCGACGAAGTGACCGAGGAAGATTTCGACACGCAGGTGGCAGTGAACCTGAAGGCCACCTACTTCCTCAACCGCCAGGCGTGGCGCACGATGCGCTCAGTGGGGCGCGGCTCAATCGTCAACTACGTCTCGCAGGGCTGGATGTCCGGGGGCTACCAGGGGAGCATCGTCTACGCGGCCACCAAAGGTGCGGTCACGAGCATGACGCGGGGTTTCGCCCGCAGCTTTGCGCCTGACGGCGTGCGGGTCAACGCCGTCAGCCCTGGCTACGTGGACACCGAGATGTTGCGCGAGGGGGTTTCACCGGAGGACCGCCAACGGCTGGTCGACGAGGTACCCCTCGGGCGGCTCGCTGACCCCGATGATCTGGTCGGGGCCACCGTGTTCCTGCTCTCCGACGCTGCCAGCTACATCACCGGAGCCGTCATCAACGTCTCCGGTGGGCAACTCATGTACTGA
- a CDS encoding sugar ABC transporter ATP-binding protein, translated as MVDVLPPTGVPVLSLRGVRKSFGGVEVLHGIDLDIHPGTVVALLGENGAGKSTLVKIVSGDYQADDGTIIVDGVVHSQMTPQSASELGIGMIYQELNDAPSLTVAENISLGKLPNRMGFVDWRQVRSRARAVLEELEVDLDIDRPVSTLRVGQRQVIEIARALVDQAKILVLDEPTAALSGEETATLFRYIRRLRERGTAMIYITHRLDELKEVADDVVVLRDGHVKYRGSVADSPRADLVEAMVGARLADAGRPAPAGALGEVVASFDGATSPGAFTDVDLEVRAGEVVALYGKVGSGIAEVCEAAFGTLPVSSGSIVLNGGYRPKSPRHSVRANVGYLPADRKSEGAFGILTSARNLGAASWSRDARASLWADAGAENEAFERWRDELNIKVSPQGANRPIFRLSGGNQQKVLLARWLHADSSLMLLVEPTRGVDVGARQDIYQALRDLAADGIGILVATSDSEEVVHLADRAVVMARGEVVRELSHDEVTLAALTDAAGG; from the coding sequence CGACATCCACCCGGGCACAGTGGTGGCGCTGTTGGGGGAGAACGGGGCCGGCAAGTCCACGCTGGTCAAGATCGTGAGCGGTGACTACCAGGCCGACGACGGCACCATCATCGTCGACGGCGTTGTGCACAGCCAGATGACGCCGCAGTCCGCTTCTGAACTCGGCATCGGGATGATCTACCAGGAACTCAACGACGCCCCGTCGCTGACTGTGGCTGAGAACATCTCACTGGGCAAACTGCCCAATCGGATGGGTTTCGTCGATTGGCGTCAGGTCCGCAGTCGTGCCCGGGCTGTGCTGGAGGAACTTGAGGTGGATCTCGACATCGACCGGCCCGTCTCCACGCTACGGGTGGGCCAACGCCAGGTGATCGAGATCGCCCGTGCCCTCGTCGATCAGGCCAAGATCCTCGTGCTTGACGAACCGACGGCGGCGCTCTCCGGCGAAGAGACCGCGACCCTCTTCCGGTACATCCGTCGCCTCCGCGAACGCGGCACCGCGATGATCTACATCACCCACCGCTTGGACGAACTCAAGGAGGTCGCCGACGATGTCGTCGTCCTGCGCGACGGACACGTCAAGTACCGGGGCTCGGTGGCGGACAGCCCCCGCGCTGACCTGGTGGAGGCCATGGTCGGGGCACGGCTGGCCGACGCGGGCAGGCCCGCGCCCGCCGGAGCACTCGGTGAGGTGGTGGCGTCCTTCGACGGGGCCACCTCGCCGGGGGCCTTCACGGATGTGGACCTCGAGGTCCGGGCCGGTGAGGTGGTCGCGCTCTACGGAAAGGTGGGCTCCGGCATCGCCGAGGTGTGTGAGGCGGCCTTCGGAACCCTTCCGGTGTCGTCGGGCAGCATCGTGCTCAACGGCGGCTACCGGCCGAAATCGCCGCGGCACTCGGTGAGGGCCAACGTCGGTTACCTACCGGCCGACCGGAAATCCGAGGGCGCCTTCGGAATACTCACCAGCGCCCGCAATCTCGGTGCGGCCAGCTGGTCGCGCGACGCCCGGGCCTCGCTGTGGGCCGACGCCGGGGCTGAGAATGAGGCCTTCGAGCGCTGGCGGGATGAGCTGAACATCAAGGTGAGCCCGCAAGGGGCCAACCGCCCCATCTTCAGGCTCTCCGGTGGCAACCAGCAGAAGGTGCTCCTGGCGCGCTGGCTGCACGCGGACTCATCGCTGATGCTCCTGGTCGAGCCGACCCGAGGGGTGGACGTGGGTGCCCGTCAGGACATCTACCAGGCACTGCGGGATCTCGCCGCGGATGGAATCGGGATCCTGGTCGCCACCTCGGATTCGGAGGAGGTGGTCCACCTCGCGGACCGGGCCGTTGTGATGGCACGCGGCGAGGTCGTTCGTGAACTGAGCCATGACGAGGTCACCCTTGCCGCGCTGACTGATGCGGCTGGAGGCTGA
- a CDS encoding Gfo/Idh/MocA family protein, whose protein sequence is MSAKTRVGVIGAGSWALASHLPNLARRDDVEFVAVNRRGEDALKRVQRAYGFAHAHTEWQDVLDHDIDVVVISSPTSFHVEQGVAALERGIHVLMEKPVAIDSQSAWRLAEASERTGRHVVVAFGWNFKPMIRQAKRLMTEHGIGEVEAVSLHMSSQTRELLSNTGAYPDASKDLLPQNETWTDPSISGGGYAQAQLSHALGLQLWLTDMRVDGAFARMTAPLSAPVELHDAVTLRYEGGAIGTMFGGSNHVGAGNNKHQLNFFAIGSEGQLRVDVEREQVWLFRSDGFEANLPLTDKDGAYDCIGPVDTVIELAQGGHVENCAPAWLGARTVEALELAYASAGSGHFEERK, encoded by the coding sequence ATGTCCGCCAAGACCAGAGTCGGCGTCATCGGCGCCGGATCCTGGGCCCTCGCCTCCCACCTGCCCAACCTGGCCCGCCGCGACGACGTGGAGTTCGTCGCCGTCAACCGGCGCGGGGAGGATGCGCTCAAACGCGTCCAGAGGGCATATGGCTTCGCCCATGCCCATACCGAGTGGCAGGACGTCCTCGACCACGACATCGACGTCGTGGTCATCTCGAGCCCCACGTCTTTCCACGTCGAGCAGGGCGTCGCGGCGCTGGAGCGCGGTATCCATGTGCTGATGGAAAAGCCGGTGGCCATCGACTCCCAGTCCGCCTGGCGGCTGGCCGAAGCCAGCGAGCGGACCGGCCGTCACGTGGTGGTGGCGTTCGGGTGGAACTTCAAGCCGATGATCCGGCAGGCGAAGCGGCTGATGACCGAGCACGGCATCGGCGAGGTGGAGGCGGTGAGCCTGCACATGTCGTCGCAGACGAGGGAACTGCTCTCCAACACCGGCGCCTATCCGGACGCGAGCAAGGACCTGCTTCCGCAGAACGAGACTTGGACCGACCCGAGTATCTCCGGCGGGGGCTACGCGCAGGCTCAACTCAGCCACGCACTGGGCCTCCAACTGTGGCTGACCGACATGCGCGTGGACGGTGCGTTTGCGCGGATGACGGCGCCCCTGAGTGCTCCAGTCGAGCTGCACGATGCCGTGACGCTGCGGTACGAGGGAGGCGCCATCGGGACGATGTTCGGTGGGTCCAACCACGTCGGGGCCGGAAACAACAAACACCAGCTCAACTTCTTTGCCATCGGGAGCGAGGGCCAACTGCGGGTCGACGTCGAGCGCGAACAGGTCTGGCTGTTCCGCTCCGATGGATTCGAAGCGAACCTCCCACTCACCGATAAGGATGGCGCCTACGACTGCATCGGCCCTGTGGACACCGTGATTGAGTTGGCGCAGGGCGGGCATGTGGAGAACTGCGCGCCGGCATGGCTCGGCGCCCGCACCGTCGAAGCACTGGAGCTCGCTTACGCCAGTGCCGGTTCAGGGCACTTCGAGGAGCGGAAGTGA
- a CDS encoding amidohydrolase, translating into MSIITDRLPAFVDTHIHLFDLSHPSLRWDWIDTPDDHYELGNIDQIKMRAFTMRALEAEARFSGVTSFVHVQAAIGSPDPVEETRWLEAMAVEHPRLAAIVGHVTLADRDAGDVMDAHLAASTRFRGVRDFAVEPWLASGRNDPAMERGLALLTERGLLLDLDCAYPNMSAARRMAGRYPELPVVLEHIGFPRRRDKEYFDNWSAGIRELAQADNVTCKMSGIAMTDPQFTLDSLRPWAETCLQVFGPERCMIGSNWPLDRLFSSYDSIIAVYRELLGSLDREEQEQVLITTAERVYRPER; encoded by the coding sequence ATGAGCATCATCACCGACAGGCTCCCCGCCTTCGTCGACACTCACATCCACCTGTTCGACCTCTCGCACCCCAGCCTCCGCTGGGACTGGATCGACACGCCGGATGACCACTACGAACTCGGCAACATCGACCAAATCAAGATGCGTGCCTTCACGATGCGCGCGCTCGAGGCGGAGGCCCGCTTCAGCGGCGTGACGTCGTTCGTCCACGTCCAAGCCGCGATCGGTTCCCCGGATCCCGTCGAGGAGACTCGCTGGCTCGAGGCCATGGCCGTGGAACACCCCCGGTTGGCGGCCATCGTCGGCCACGTCACGCTCGCTGACCGTGACGCCGGGGACGTGATGGACGCCCACCTTGCTGCAAGCACGCGGTTCCGGGGGGTGCGGGACTTCGCCGTCGAACCGTGGCTCGCCTCCGGCCGGAACGACCCCGCGATGGAACGGGGCCTCGCGCTGCTCACGGAACGAGGGCTGCTGCTGGACCTGGACTGCGCATACCCGAACATGTCGGCAGCCCGCAGGATGGCGGGGCGCTACCCGGAACTACCCGTCGTGCTCGAGCACATCGGATTCCCGCGACGCAGGGACAAGGAGTACTTCGACAACTGGTCCGCCGGCATCCGTGAGTTGGCGCAGGCCGACAACGTCACCTGCAAAATGTCCGGGATCGCCATGACCGATCCCCAGTTCACGCTGGATTCGCTCCGGCCATGGGCTGAAACGTGCCTGCAGGTCTTCGGGCCGGAACGCTGCATGATCGGCAGCAACTGGCCGCTCGACCGGCTGTTTTCCTCCTATGACAGCATTATCGCTGTGTACCGAGAGCTCCTCGGCTCCCTTGATCGCGAGGAGCAGGAGCAGGTGCTGATCACAACTGCGGAACGCGTGTACCGCCCGGAGCGGTGA
- a CDS encoding LacI family DNA-binding transcriptional regulator: MTGIAEPVPGNATIRDVASRAQVALSSVSRVLTGHPDVSPQMRAKVEKAAAELGYVPDHLAQALRQGRTTTVGFLLRDISNPLFANIAKRCEHDLRQAGYSMIFMSSDGDAEVETSNLAVLRRRRVDGVIASLVTETAPDTVSALQQLTVPLVLVDREVEGVSAGAVLTDHYSGVLEAVRALLADGRRRIALVTGNLDVRSTRERTRAMMDAHTEAGIDLDTELLKFGAFDSDWGHRATGELLGMDRPPDAILGGGIGPALGALQVLRERGVSDAISIVALDEWPHFDVLTPGIASVRRDASMGEVIAAEMLRLLRSGEPEVSLLPTIFDGRGVLPKESR, translated from the coding sequence GTGACGGGAATTGCTGAACCGGTACCCGGCAATGCCACGATCCGGGACGTTGCGAGCAGGGCTCAGGTCGCCCTCTCCAGCGTTTCACGGGTGTTGACCGGTCATCCTGACGTGTCGCCGCAGATGCGGGCGAAGGTCGAGAAGGCCGCCGCAGAACTCGGCTATGTGCCCGACCACCTCGCCCAGGCGTTGCGGCAGGGACGCACGACCACTGTCGGGTTCCTCCTGCGCGACATCTCGAACCCGTTGTTCGCCAACATCGCCAAGCGTTGCGAACACGACCTCCGTCAGGCGGGGTACTCCATGATCTTCATGAGCTCGGACGGCGACGCTGAGGTCGAGACCAGCAACCTGGCGGTGCTGAGACGGCGCCGGGTGGACGGGGTGATCGCCTCACTCGTGACGGAGACCGCCCCCGACACCGTTTCTGCGCTCCAACAGTTGACCGTCCCGCTCGTCCTGGTCGACCGCGAGGTGGAAGGGGTGAGCGCCGGCGCCGTATTGACTGATCACTATTCGGGCGTGCTGGAGGCTGTCAGGGCGCTGCTCGCGGACGGACGGCGCCGAATCGCCCTCGTCACCGGCAACCTCGACGTGCGCTCCACCCGCGAACGGACGCGGGCGATGATGGACGCCCACACCGAGGCCGGCATCGACTTGGACACCGAGCTGCTGAAGTTCGGAGCCTTCGACTCAGACTGGGGCCACCGGGCCACCGGGGAACTGCTCGGGATGGACCGGCCGCCCGACGCGATCCTCGGAGGGGGCATCGGTCCTGCGCTTGGAGCGCTCCAGGTGCTGCGTGAGCGGGGCGTCTCCGATGCGATCTCCATCGTCGCTCTTGACGAATGGCCGCACTTCGACGTCCTGACACCAGGGATCGCCTCAGTGCGCCGAGATGCGTCGATGGGTGAGGTCATCGCCGCCGAAATGTTACGGCTGCTCCGCAGTGGAGAGCCGGAGGTCAGCCTGCTCCCGACGATCTTCGACGGCCGGGGAGTGCTGCCGAAGGAGAGCCGATGA
- a CDS encoding ABC transporter permease, whose protein sequence is MSETGPEVGQPAAAPDPATADAAPARKRITIPEMAALIGVLAVLIVFFSVASPFFLSANNLLNILTAIAVTGILAAPGTLLLIAGQVDLSVGAATALCGIVLAVLTPTLGLPVAVLTTIATGCIIGLINGVLVTVVGLNSLIVTLGGLAAFRGVAFLLGDGQTVIMPNFGYLGTARPLGVPMPVVVLLAFMAVVYVVLRYTVFGRNIYAIGANPVAARLVGIPSRRTIFLAFVASGVAMATAGMILTSQLGAAVPNAALGMELMVVTAIVLGGASLSGGRGSVLGTLLGLVIIGVLNNGLILMNVSSYWQQVANGVLLVAAVSFDRLRERFSPA, encoded by the coding sequence ATGAGTGAGACAGGCCCCGAGGTGGGTCAGCCCGCAGCAGCGCCAGACCCGGCTACTGCTGACGCGGCGCCCGCCCGCAAGAGGATCACGATCCCTGAGATGGCCGCGCTGATCGGAGTCCTGGCCGTCCTTATCGTCTTCTTCAGCGTGGCGAGCCCCTTCTTCCTGAGCGCCAACAACCTGCTGAACATTCTCACCGCGATCGCCGTGACGGGCATCCTCGCGGCGCCCGGCACCCTGCTGCTCATCGCGGGGCAGGTGGATCTGTCGGTGGGTGCGGCGACCGCCCTGTGCGGGATTGTCCTTGCCGTGCTCACCCCCACCCTCGGGTTGCCTGTGGCGGTGCTCACCACCATCGCGACCGGCTGCATCATCGGTCTCATCAACGGTGTGCTCGTAACGGTCGTCGGTCTGAACAGCCTGATCGTCACCCTCGGTGGGCTGGCGGCGTTCCGCGGCGTGGCCTTCCTTCTCGGAGACGGGCAAACGGTGATAATGCCGAACTTCGGCTACCTCGGCACGGCGCGTCCTTTGGGGGTCCCGATGCCCGTCGTCGTCCTGCTGGCCTTCATGGCGGTGGTCTACGTCGTGCTGCGCTACACCGTGTTCGGGCGCAACATCTATGCCATCGGCGCCAATCCCGTTGCCGCCCGACTGGTGGGCATCCCGAGCCGCCGAACCATCTTCCTCGCCTTCGTGGCCTCCGGCGTCGCCATGGCGACTGCCGGCATGATCCTCACCTCACAACTGGGGGCCGCCGTGCCCAATGCGGCCCTCGGGATGGAGTTGATGGTCGTGACCGCCATCGTGCTGGGCGGAGCCAGCCTGTCGGGTGGAAGGGGATCGGTGCTCGGAACTCTGCTCGGCCTGGTCATCATCGGAGTGTTGAACAACGGACTCATCCTGATGAACGTCTCGTCCTATTGGCAACAGGTCGCCAACGGCGTCCTGCTCGTGGCAGCCGTCTCGTTCGACCGGCTACGAGAACGCTTCTCACCAGCCTGA